A region of Chitinophaga horti DNA encodes the following proteins:
- a CDS encoding TonB-dependent receptor, which produces MLNCMRNCRPALRRVLYALLLALCLQPAYAQVKAPSLQAPVTVSGKNISLLEVFQAIKKQTGFTLVYNNQLLDDAQKISINFKKAQLQEVLDYVLKDRNIRFDVKSNRIVLDKKDAPLPAPTQTTPAVAATSETVKGQVMDVKGNPLPGVTVTVAGTSRGAVTDELGIFSITASKGEVLNLAMMGMNPEQVVVSNARTLKISLSEKVDDLSEVVIVGFGAQKKVTVTGSVATVNMQDMQTPVRSLSNALAGKVAGVISMQTAGGEPGYDNPQFTIRGVGTFTGSASPLIVVDGVQRDDVNSSFGGAFNNIDAEDIASISLLKDASATAIFGAKGANGVLIITTKKGVAGKPKISAKVESGVTGLTKLPKMLDGVSYMQLLNEARANDGLPVAYSDELIAKTASGLDPYLYPNVNWIDAIYKDWASMTNANVNISGGGEAMRYYVSMSFYDQEGQYKVDKDVNNYNPNLNFKRYDFRSNIDLNITKTTLLSLNLAAMLVNSRYPGHSGPSIWYNAFATNPVAFPISYGNNQWAGPRNNGGNNPFNMVQNAGYATEFKPSVQSILSLNQRLDHVLKGLSATGRFSFDSYAEFNNRRSGPNDLWFAGSRDTEGGLILERVRNGATYLDYSSSSLGERVMYLEGNINYDRAFGEHTVGALLVGSMRNRLRGSTSDLKSAIPYRNQSTAARFTYNYKDKYLAEVNVGATGSENFEKGNRWGYFPAMSAGWVISKEDFFKYLSSTISLLKVRASWGVTGNDQISDQRFGYLTYIGGGNGAWFGYSPLAVPGVSESVLGTQNLTWEKSNKTNFGLELGLWGKINVVADIFQDQRSGILINRNSISPIAGYNGLAVFANMGEMRNRGIDGSIEYNDRYGKDWTLRLFGNVTYAKNKILYADYPKLLFEYQQFEGTQFQEFFGYKAIGLFTDQGDIDKSPDQLRPVKPGDIKYADLNNDNIINTNDQTYLGKSRFPLWSYGYGINLGWRRFDLSALFSGVADVGIMANGNDINMNDGTAAGVGIVPFTGIGQYPAAMLSNVKSRWTEDNPSQNVDYPRLTQTNTTDNNYVNSTWWLKDGSFMRLKQASIGYMIVTPQMKKKGITSLHLYAAGTNLLTFSKFKLWDPELGNVGARYPYSKTVTVGLRAQF; this is translated from the coding sequence ATGCTAAATTGTATGCGCAATTGCCGGCCGGCTTTGCGACGGGTATTGTATGCCCTGTTGCTCGCCTTGTGCCTCCAACCAGCCTATGCACAGGTAAAAGCGCCCTCCTTACAGGCGCCGGTGACTGTTTCGGGCAAAAACATCTCCTTACTGGAAGTATTCCAGGCCATTAAAAAACAAACGGGATTTACCCTCGTTTACAACAACCAGCTACTGGACGATGCGCAAAAGATCAGCATCAACTTTAAAAAGGCACAGCTGCAGGAAGTGTTGGACTACGTGTTAAAAGACCGCAACATCCGGTTCGATGTAAAAAGTAACCGCATCGTGCTGGACAAAAAAGATGCGCCCCTGCCCGCTCCCACGCAAACTACGCCCGCCGTTGCCGCGACTTCGGAAACGGTGAAAGGCCAGGTGATGGATGTTAAAGGCAATCCGCTGCCAGGTGTAACTGTTACCGTAGCCGGCACGAGCCGGGGCGCTGTAACAGATGAACTGGGCATCTTCTCCATTACTGCCAGCAAAGGCGAGGTGCTAAACCTGGCCATGATGGGCATGAACCCGGAGCAGGTGGTAGTGAGCAACGCCCGCACCCTTAAGATCTCCCTAAGCGAAAAAGTGGACGACCTGTCCGAAGTAGTGATCGTGGGATTTGGTGCGCAAAAGAAAGTAACCGTAACCGGTTCGGTAGCGACTGTGAACATGCAGGACATGCAAACCCCGGTACGTTCGCTGTCCAACGCGCTGGCGGGCAAAGTAGCCGGTGTGATCTCTATGCAAACTGCAGGCGGCGAACCGGGTTATGACAATCCGCAATTCACGATTCGTGGTGTAGGCACCTTTACCGGTAGCGCCAGCCCGCTGATTGTGGTAGACGGTGTACAACGCGATGACGTGAACAGCTCTTTCGGCGGCGCTTTTAACAACATTGATGCGGAAGACATTGCCAGCATCTCTTTATTGAAAGATGCATCGGCTACCGCCATCTTCGGTGCTAAAGGCGCTAACGGCGTGTTGATCATTACCACAAAAAAGGGGGTTGCCGGCAAACCTAAAATATCTGCCAAGGTGGAATCCGGCGTAACAGGCCTTACCAAACTCCCTAAAATGCTGGATGGCGTGAGCTACATGCAGCTGCTGAACGAAGCCCGGGCAAACGATGGTTTACCTGTGGCCTATTCCGACGAGCTGATCGCCAAAACTGCCAGCGGCCTCGACCCCTACCTTTATCCCAATGTAAACTGGATAGATGCGATCTACAAGGACTGGGCTTCGATGACCAATGCAAACGTTAATATCAGCGGTGGCGGGGAAGCGATGCGTTATTATGTATCCATGTCGTTCTACGACCAGGAAGGCCAGTACAAAGTGGATAAGGATGTGAACAATTACAACCCAAACCTAAACTTTAAACGATACGACTTCAGGTCTAATATCGATCTTAATATTACCAAAACAACCTTACTCTCCCTGAATCTGGCCGCGATGCTGGTTAACAGCCGCTACCCCGGGCATTCAGGACCATCCATCTGGTACAATGCTTTTGCGACCAACCCGGTTGCCTTCCCCATCAGCTATGGCAATAACCAATGGGCCGGCCCGCGTAACAATGGTGGCAATAATCCTTTCAACATGGTGCAGAACGCCGGTTATGCGACGGAGTTTAAACCATCCGTTCAATCCATCCTGTCCCTTAACCAGCGCCTAGATCATGTACTGAAAGGACTGAGTGCTACCGGTCGTTTTTCGTTCGACAGCTACGCAGAATTTAACAACCGTCGCTCTGGCCCAAATGATCTCTGGTTTGCAGGTTCGCGCGATACGGAGGGAGGCCTCATCTTGGAACGCGTTCGTAACGGCGCCACCTACCTCGACTACTCCTCCAGTTCCCTGGGCGAACGCGTGATGTACCTGGAAGGCAACATTAACTACGACCGGGCTTTTGGCGAGCACACTGTTGGCGCCTTGCTCGTGGGTTCTATGCGTAACCGCCTGCGGGGTTCAACCTCCGACCTCAAAAGCGCCATTCCTTACCGTAACCAGAGTACCGCAGCAAGATTCACCTATAACTATAAAGATAAATACCTGGCAGAGGTGAACGTTGGCGCTACCGGGTCGGAAAACTTTGAGAAAGGTAATCGCTGGGGATACTTTCCGGCCATGTCGGCCGGCTGGGTAATTTCCAAAGAAGACTTCTTTAAATACCTTTCCTCTACAATTTCCTTGCTGAAAGTGCGGGCTTCGTGGGGTGTTACAGGTAACGACCAGATATCTGATCAGCGTTTCGGATACCTCACCTACATTGGTGGCGGAAATGGTGCCTGGTTTGGATATTCTCCCCTGGCAGTTCCTGGTGTTTCCGAATCTGTATTGGGCACACAGAACCTGACATGGGAAAAGTCGAACAAAACAAACTTTGGCCTGGAACTAGGCCTTTGGGGTAAGATTAACGTTGTAGCGGATATTTTCCAGGACCAGCGTAGCGGCATCCTGATCAACCGTAATTCTATCTCGCCCATTGCAGGTTACAACGGCCTCGCTGTGTTTGCCAACATGGGTGAAATGCGCAACCGCGGCATCGATGGCTCCATCGAGTATAATGATCGGTATGGAAAAGACTGGACACTTCGTTTATTCGGCAATGTTACTTATGCAAAGAACAAAATACTTTATGCTGACTATCCAAAATTGTTGTTTGAGTATCAGCAATTCGAAGGCACCCAGTTCCAGGAGTTTTTTGGTTATAAAGCCATTGGCCTGTTCACCGACCAGGGCGATATCGACAAAAGTCCCGACCAGTTGCGCCCTGTTAAACCCGGCGACATTAAATACGCGGACCTTAACAACGACAATATCATTAATACCAACGACCAGACCTATCTTGGCAAATCACGCTTCCCGCTGTGGTCTTATGGATATGGCATTAACCTTGGATGGCGCCGCTTTGATCTTTCCGCACTCTTCTCTGGCGTAGCAGATGTGGGCATCATGGCTAACGGTAATGACATCAACATGAACGATGGCACTGCAGCTGGCGTAGGTATCGTACCCTTTACCGGCATCGGTCAATACCCTGCCGCGATGTTAAGCAACGTCAAAAGCCGCTGGACGGAAGACAATCCGAGCCAGAACGTAGATTATCCACGACTGACGCAAACCAATACTACCGACAACAACTACGTAAACAGTACCTGGTGGCTAAAAGACGGCAGCTTTATGCGCCTGAAACAAGCATCTATCGGCTACATGATCGTTACTCCGCAAATGAAGAAGAAAGGAATAACCAGCCTGCACTTATATGCAGCGGGTACTAACCTGCTTACCTTTTCGAAGTTCAAATTATGGGACCCGGAACTGGGTAACGTAGGTGCGAGGTATCCATATTCCAAAACAGTGACAGTAGGCCTGCGCGCGCAGTTCTAA